From Thermovirga sp.:
GTGGTCCATCCCCTCCAGGGAGTGCTGGACTATCCCTTGGCCTTTGCCGGCCTGGCGCTGGCCGCCCTCTGGAGGAAACCCTTATGGGGAGGGCTTGCGTTGGGGACTTCGGCGCGACTTTTCTGCCACGTCCTGTCGGGTGTTATTTTCTTTGCAGCCTACGCGCCAAAAGGGACCAACGTCTGGCTCTACTCCATCGTCTACAACGCTTCTTTCATGCTGCCCAGCCTGATCCTTTCAACTATCGCCATCTATATTATTTGGCCCAGGCTCTCGAGAATGGGTTGACAAAAAAAGGCGGGGGCCGGTGCGCGGACCGGCCTCCCGCCTTCGTTGACACCCCAAAGGGTCATTTGCCTTTGAGGAGACCCACCAGGAACAGCAATACGATCGCCCCCGCAAAGGCCATGACGAGAGAACCGATAAAGCCCATGGGATAGATTCCGATGGAACTGAAGATGACCCCGCCGATGAAGGCCCCGATCACCCCAACCCCCAGGTTGCCGAAAAAGCCGAAGCCCCTGCCCTGCCACACCTTCCCGGCAAGCCATCCCGCGATGGCGCCCACCACAAGGTAACCGACAAGATGATTCATGGGACCCCTCACCTCCGGTCCGTGCTTGTCATTTTTATCCTAGGCATCTTCCTCCAGGAGGTCCTCCTCGTCCAGGACCTCTTCCAGGGAGAGCCACTTGCCCCAGTCGACCCCGGCGAAACCGCTGACAATATAGATCAGCATCCCCGCGAGGGGGGCTTTGTTCCTGAGGACCACGATCAGCATGAAGGCTGAGGCCCACAGGAAGACCGCCTTGTGCCTGTTAAGGTTGTGGGGCTTCAGGGCCTTGAGGTTCCCGAAGGGTACACTGGATATCATCAGGAATCCCGTCGCCGCGACCAGGACGGTCATGAGGTAGGGAGGGAGATG
This genomic window contains:
- the thiT gene encoding energy-coupled thiamine transporter ThiT is translated as GSITLENVPLFLFALRWGLKAGLGAGSVAGFLQLILGGYVVHPLQGVLDYPLAFAGLALAALWRKPLWGGLALGTSARLFCHVLSGVIFFAAYAPKGTNVWLYSIVYNASFMLPSLILSTIAIYIIWPRLSRMG
- a CDS encoding GlsB/YeaQ/YmgE family stress response membrane protein, with protein sequence MNHLVGYLVVGAIAGWLAGKVWQGRGFGFFGNLGVGVIGAFIGGVIFSSIGIYPMGFIGSLVMAFAGAIVLLFLVGLLKGK